In one Mycobacteroides chelonae genomic region, the following are encoded:
- a CDS encoding alpha/beta hydrolase, with translation MFRGRRVAAVLALASVVAVVSGCVRSVEGQAMAAQPSETTLSWGDCDGFTPENTTVPASTVCSELEVPVDYAKPDGAKARLAIIKYPAKGKRIGSLLMNPGGPGQSGIEAATAIVKQVPKDIRDSFDFIGFDPRGVGSSTPAVECNSDQDVDRLRAQNDTDYSPEGVARMEQDSKDFVKRCVDKVGLEFLANVGTVNVAKDMDRLRAALGDEKLTYLGYSYGTRIGTTYAEQFPQNVRALILDGVIDPNADPTQADIDQIAGFQKAFDNYAADCAKSPSCPLGTDPAQATARYRAMIDPLVDHPAKTKDGRGLSHGDAIIGTIMVMYSPTLWEAFTKALRQLSEGSGDILQLLADAYMKRDEEGHYSHAQDAQTAINCVDEPPETDRAKAVEKDRRIREVAPFQDYGQFTGNAPLGVCAFWPVPPTSKPHPINVPGLPKLLVVSTTFDPATPYQAGVELAKQLGGGLLTYEGTKHTIVFDGNQCVDKAAETYLIKVTTPAEGARC, from the coding sequence ATGTTTCGTGGTCGGCGGGTTGCTGCCGTATTGGCTCTTGCCTCGGTAGTAGCCGTCGTCTCTGGTTGTGTGCGGTCAGTCGAAGGTCAGGCGATGGCGGCTCAGCCGTCGGAAACCACCCTCAGTTGGGGGGACTGTGACGGCTTCACGCCGGAAAACACCACGGTGCCGGCGAGCACCGTGTGCTCGGAACTCGAGGTGCCCGTCGACTACGCCAAGCCGGACGGGGCGAAGGCGCGGCTGGCGATCATCAAGTACCCGGCCAAGGGCAAGCGCATCGGCTCGCTGCTGATGAACCCGGGTGGGCCCGGCCAGTCGGGCATCGAGGCCGCGACTGCCATCGTCAAGCAGGTACCCAAGGACATCCGTGACAGCTTCGACTTCATCGGATTCGATCCGCGTGGTGTCGGGTCGTCCACGCCGGCCGTGGAGTGCAACTCCGACCAGGACGTGGATCGCCTGCGCGCGCAGAACGACACCGACTACAGCCCCGAGGGCGTCGCACGCATGGAGCAGGACTCCAAGGACTTCGTGAAGCGCTGCGTCGACAAGGTGGGGCTGGAGTTCCTCGCCAATGTCGGCACCGTGAACGTCGCCAAGGATATGGACCGGCTCCGCGCCGCCCTCGGCGACGAGAAGCTGACCTACCTGGGCTACTCGTACGGCACCCGGATCGGCACCACATATGCCGAGCAGTTCCCGCAGAACGTGCGGGCACTCATCCTCGACGGGGTGATCGATCCCAACGCCGATCCCACCCAGGCCGATATCGACCAGATCGCCGGATTCCAAAAGGCTTTCGACAACTACGCGGCCGACTGCGCCAAGAGCCCGAGCTGCCCGCTGGGGACCGACCCCGCGCAGGCGACCGCGCGCTATCGGGCGATGATCGATCCGCTGGTGGATCACCCGGCCAAGACCAAGGACGGCCGCGGTCTGTCCCACGGCGACGCCATCATCGGAACCATCATGGTGATGTACTCACCCACGTTGTGGGAGGCGTTCACCAAGGCGCTGCGTCAGCTCAGCGAGGGCTCGGGCGACATCCTGCAGCTGCTCGCCGACGCGTACATGAAGCGCGATGAAGAGGGGCACTACAGCCACGCGCAGGACGCGCAGACCGCCATCAACTGTGTCGACGAGCCGCCGGAGACCGACCGTGCCAAGGCCGTCGAGAAGGACCGCCGCATCCGCGAGGTGGCACCGTTCCAGGACTATGGCCAATTCACCGGGAACGCGCCGCTGGGAGTGTGCGCGTTCTGGCCGGTACCGCCGACGAGCAAGCCGCACCCCATCAACGTGCCCGGTCTGCCCAAACTGCTGGTGGTCTCCACCACCTTCGATCCGGCAACCCCGTACCAGGCTGGCGTTGAGCTGGCCAAACAGCTCGGCGGAGGCCTGCTGACCTACGAGGGGACCAAGCACACCATCGTGTTTGACGGGAATCAGTGCGTCGACAAAGCGGCGGAGACATATCTCATCAAGGTCACGACTCCGGCCGAAGGCGCCCGCTGCTGA